The DNA window TGGAGGAAGCGGATGTCCGCTCTTCTTCTGCACCATGCCACCTAGAGGTGCGGATGATAGCTGCCGTGACTTTGCAGGAAACTTATTAAGTTCTTACTAGTGAATACTAGAATAATGTTTAGCCATATCGTAGCTGTGTATGGATCCAATCACTGACTGAATCAAGGTTGGCGTGCCAGCATGGTTTTAGGGTGTTTTGGCCTTGGTAGTTTTAAGCTTAGATCAACATTTATGGTAACTGAACTCGTAAGCTTTGGAACGGTCTCGCTGTGTGATAAGCATAGGGTGGCCCAGGTGCACGGTGTTGGGCTCAAAGTCAGCAACTGGGAAAATGGCTTCGATTGGTCCTCGCATGCCTGGTGTGTCTGTACAGCGGAGAGCTAAAGAGGACAGACGATTTGGCCCAGTTTGGAGCTTGTCCTGACTGACCGACCGAACAACTTATGCCACATGTTACTGATTATCAAATGGCACTtttccttcaaaaaaaaaaagattatcAAATGGCACTTGATGGACACCTGAAGTTTAATAGTGCTCGCTGCAAGCGAACGGAGCACTCATTGATTGCGAGGACAAACTAAAAGAGGTGGGGCGATAACGACAGTAAACATACTATTGGCTAATATTTGGCTTCTACATTTTTACTATAGCTAAATCTCTTAATACTACTTATCCGGAGGGCCTTGGAGAAGCACGGGTCGATGAACTGTTCACTGTATTTTAATTCAGTGCAACCCTTTATGGCCGTCCTATCATGCTAGCTGCTCGGTTTGCTTGGTATGGCATCATTTTTGTTCCTTTTTTTTAACCACTGTAAATATTCTCAAAGTTAGAATTTGAATATAATTTCAATGACTTCGGCTtaaattcttaatgtttgttTCGTTCCATATATATGCAATTTCATACGGGTGAGTCCGTGTCCGTTCATATAGAGTTGGGTGTGCGTGCGTGTATACAAGTGTCCATGTGTGTTTTGCATTGAGAAAAGTACATGTGCAAGGTGAGCACATCTATATGGTTACTCGTCGTGCAACATCACttccttttttccttttccaaCCAATGGAACTCTCAGGTGCCATTATAAATTGCTGGAAGATACCTCTTGATTCTCGCTAAAGGTCGCATCTGCTATTTGATCTTTTCCAGGTCACACGATGATCGTACGATGTTGACTACGTGGATCATCCTGTGCATCATTGAGGAGTAAAGCAGCCAGCTGTTGGAAGGGCACCACTTAGTTACGTTGGAACCGCAgccctgcagcagcagcagcattgaCCCCAAGCTAAGCGCGGCTATAAAAGGCTCATTAGCGGGCAATTAGGAGATCACACGCACAAACATCACCAATTCATCAAGTTTCTCAGATCCGACGACAGATCCACCGTGACGGCAGCAGCTGCCATGGCGCGTCGTGTCAAGGCACCAGCGCCGCCCATGGCGGTCGCCGCCAcggccctgctgctgctgctgactgTGCGCGCCCaggccggcggcgacgaggcgGCTGCCTGCTCGAGCATCCCCGTGTTCATGGCGTGCATGGGCCCGGAGGGGCTGCGGGCGCCGACGACGTCGGCCGACCCCGACGAGCACAAGGCTCTGAGCGCCGAGTGCTGCAACGccttcgccggcggcgagcgctAGTGCCTGTGCCGCCTCCGGgacgagctccgccgccgcggggtCGACCCCGAACGGTTCCTCTGCACCGCCGACACCGGCTGCCATGACGCCTGAGCGACCAGCCCGCTCACTTCAGTTCCGGCTCAATTCGGATTTAATCCTCGCGTCCGTTGTCGCTGTCGCTCGGTTTTATTTCCCGCTCAACTTCTGCGTTCCAACTTCCAAGTCACGGTTTCGTTTTTCCAACTTAT is part of the Panicum hallii strain FIL2 chromosome 2, PHallii_v3.1, whole genome shotgun sequence genome and encodes:
- the LOC112883554 gene encoding uncharacterized protein LOC112883554 is translated as MARRVKAPAPPMAVAATALLLLLTVRAQAGGDEAAACSSIPVFMACMGPEGLRAPTTSADPDEHKALSAECCNAFAGGER